A single genomic interval of Helianthus annuus cultivar XRQ/B chromosome 13, HanXRQr2.0-SUNRISE, whole genome shotgun sequence harbors:
- the LOC110902339 gene encoding putative disease resistance RPP13-like protein 1 translates to MAETLANELLKVLVKKMTDEAFKRVARAHGIYNELKELKKTLSRIQDLLQDASQKEVTHKSVKEWLNALQHLAYDIDDVLDDLATEDMHRELTLQEPAASTSKVRKLISSCCTKFSLSHRLSPKLDSINRELENLEKRKTDLGLLKIDEKPKYTSRRYETSLPDGSSVIGREVEKEKLLKKLLGDDGSSKENFSIVPIVGMGGVGKTTLARILYNHTKVQSHFELHVWICVSDDFDVFKISKTMFQDVSNENKNFENLNQLHMALTNQLKNKRFLLVLDDVWHENENDWENLVRPFHSCAPGSRIIMTTRKEELLKNLHFGHLDSLKSLSHEDALSLFALHALGVENFNSHTTLKPHGEGIVKKCVGLPLALKAIGRLLGTRTNVEDWEDVLNSEIWNLENSDKIVPALRLSYHDLSADLKQLFAYCSLFPKDYLFDKEELVLLWMAEGFLSPSNATKSPERLGHEYFEILLSRSFFQHAPNDESLFIMHDLMNDLAMLVAGELFLRFDNHMKIGTEDLANYRHMSFSREKYVGYHKFKAFKGAKSLRTFLAVSLCVDPRWNYFFLSNKILVDLLPSLTLLRVLSLSHYQITEVPEFINSLKHLRYLNLSKTMIKELPESVSNLYNLQTLIVFGCERLAKLPESFLKLKRLRHFDIRNTPLLVKLPFGIGELESLQTLTKMIIEEGVGFAINELKGLTNLHGEVSIEGLHKVQSAKHAREANLSLKKITGLELQWVDVFDGSRMDTLEEEVLNELKPNSDTLKTLSVVSYGGTQISNWAGDRSFHELVDVSIRGCKKCTSLPPFGLLPSLKRLQIQGMDEVKIIGLELTGNDVNAFRSLEVLTFEDMSGWEGWSTKNEGSAAVFTCLKELYVKNCPQLIDVSLQALPSLKVLEIEECADGVLRSLVQVASSVTKLRISYVSGLTYEVWRGVIRYLKEVEVLSIRGCNEIEYLWESETEASKLLVRLKELSLGGCSGLVSLEEKEEDDNFGSSTGLLSLRSLYVRYCSSIKRLCCPNSIESLDIEECSVIKDVYLPKGGGNKLKSLRISYCDKLEGKINNTSMPMLETLDIDKWENLRSISELSNSTHLTSLDIKRCPHIVSLPELQLSNLTSLSIWTCESLESLPELSNLTFLSISDCKRLVSLPELKNLALLKDLKIRWCPGIDVSIHGGRWPPKLCSLTLEGLKKKPISEWGDLNFPTSLVDLTLGDEPNVRNFSQLSHLFPSSLTKLTIVEFDKLESVSTGLQHLTSLQHLEIWNCPKVNDLPETLLPSLLSLTIYYCPKLKERCEGRGSQYWPLISHIPCIDMDGRYLFYS, encoded by the coding sequence ATGGCTGAAACTCTTGCAAATGAACTCCTCAAAGTTCTTGTTAAGAAGATGACCGATGAAGCCTTCAAGCGTGTTGCTCGTGCTCATGGCATTTACAACGAGCTCAAGGAGTTGAAGAAGACACTCTCCAGGATCCAAGATCTGCTTCAGGATGCCTCTCAGAAGGAGGTTACCCATAAATCTGTCAAAGAATGGCTGAATGCTCTCCAACATTTGGCTTACGATATCGATGACGTACTCGACGATTTGGCTACTGAAGACATGCATCGTGAGCTCACCTTGCAGGAGCCTGCAGCATCCACCAGCAAGGTAAGAAAGCTCATCTCATCATGCTGCACAAAGTTCTCACTAAGTCATAGGCTGTCTCCCAAGTTAGATAGTATTAACAGAGAGTTAGAAAATCTAGAAAAACGAAAAACGGATCTAGGTTTGCTTAAGATTGATGAAAAGCCAAAGTATACTAGTAGAAGATACGAAACCTCTTTGCCAGATGGGTCTAGTGTTATTGGAAGAGAAGTTGAGAAAGAGAAATTGCTGAAGAAGTTGTTAGGGGATGATGGGTCATCTAAGGAAAATTTTAGCATTGTACCCATAGTTGGTATGGGTGGGGTAGGAAAAACCACTCTGGCTAGAATTTTGTATAACCATACTAAGGTGCAGAGTCACTTTGAACTCCACGTATGGATTTGTGTTTCTGATGATTTTGATGTCTTTAAGATAAGCAAAACCATGTTTCAAGATGTTTCTAATGAGaacaagaattttgaaaatttaaatCAGCTTCATATGGCTCTTACAAATCAGCTTAAAAACAAACGATTTCTACTAGTACTCGATGATGTGTGGCATGAAAACGAAAACGATTGGGAAAACCTAGTGCGCCCATTTCATTCATGTGCCCCTGGAAGTAGGATAATCATGACAACTCGTAAGGAGGAACTGCTCAAAAACCTACATTTTGGTCATCTAGACTCCCTTAAGAGTTTGTCACATGAAGATGCTCTATCTTTATTTGCTCTACATGCTTTAGGCGTAGAGAACTTCAATTCACACACAACACTTAAACCACATGGTGAAGGCATTGTGAAAAAGTGTGTTGGTTTGCCTTTGGCTTTGAAGGCAATTGGAAGGCTATTGGGGACGAGAACAAATGTAGAAGACTGGGAAGACGTGTTGAACAGTGAGATATGGAATTTGGAAAATAGTGATAAGATTGTTCCAGCTCTCAGGCTTAGCTACCACGATCTTTCTGCAGATTTGAAGCAGTTGTTTGCGTACTGCTCCTTGTTCccaaaggattatttgtttgacAAGGAAGAGTTGGTATTATTGTGGATGGCGGAAGGGTTTTTGAGCCCATCAAATGCAACTAAGTCACCGGAACGCTTGGGCCATGaatattttgaaatattgttATCAAGGTCATTTTTTCAACATGCACCTAATGATGAATCACTGTTTATCATGCATGATCTGATGAATGACTTGGCCATGCTTGTTGCCGGAGAACTTTTTTTAAGGTTTGACAACCATATGAAGATAGGCACCGAAGACTTGGCAAACTATCGCCATATGTCATTTTCTCGCGAGAAGTATGTAGGTTACCATAAGTTTAAGGCATTCAAAGGAGCCAAAAGCTTGAGAACATTTTTAGCAGTATCTCTCTGTGTGGATCCACGTTGGAACTACTTTTTCTTATCTAATAAGATTCTGGTTGACTTACTTCCTAGCTTAACATTATTAAGGGTTCTTTCTTTGAGTCATTATCAAATAACTGAGGTACCAGAGTTCATCAATAGTTTGAAGCACTTGAGGTATCTTAATTTATCTAAAACTATGATAAAAGAGTTACCAGAGAGTGTTAGCAATCTTTATAATTTACAGACATTGATTGTTTTTGGTTGCGAAAGATTGGCTAAGTTGCCTGAAAGCTTCTTAAAGCTTAAACGGTTACGGCATTTTGACATAAGGAATACTCCGTTATTGGTGAAGCTGCCATTCGGGATTGGTGAGTTGGAAAGCCTACAAACTCTCACCAAAATGATCATTGAAGAAGGTGTTGGCTTTGCAATAAATGAGCTCAAGGGATTAACAAATCTCCACGGGGAAGTTTCCATCGAGGGATTGCACAAAGTGCAAAGCGCAAAGCATGCACGGGAGGCGAACTTATCTCTAAAAAAGATTACTGGATTAGAGCTGCAATGGGTTGATGTGTTTGATGGCTCACGAATGGATACACTTGAAGAGGAAGTTCTCAATGAGCTGAAACCTAATAGTGATACGTTGAAAACACTTTCAGTCGTGTCATATGGGGGAACACAAATTTCAAATTGGGCTGGTGATCGCTCTTTTCATGAGTTGGTTGATGTGTCAATACGTGGTTGTAAAAAATGCACATCTCTACCCCCATTTGGGTTGCTCCCATCACTGAAGAGGTTGCAGATTCAAGGCATGGATGAGGTTAAAATCATAGGTTTGGAGTTAACCGGAAATGATGTTAACGCCTTCCGTTCGCTTGAAGTTCTAACATTTGAAGATATGTCTGGATGGGAGGGGTGGTCAACTAAAAATGAGGGTTCAGCAGCAGTGTTTACGTGCCTTAAAGAGCTTTATGTAAAGAATTGTCCACAATTGATTGATGTCTCACTTCAAGCACTGCCTTCACTCAAGGTTCTTGAAATTGAGGAATGTGCTGATGGTGTGTTGAGAAGTCTGGTTCAGGTAGCTTCTTCAGTCACTAAGTTGAGAATAAGTTATGTATCAGGGCTTACATATGAGGTGTGGAGAGGAGTTATAaggtatcttaaggaagttgaaGTATTAAGTATCAGGGGATGTAATGAAATAGAATACTTGTGGGAATCAGAAACAGAGGCAAGTAAGCTTCTTGTGAGATTAAAGGAATTGAGTTTAGGGGGATGTTCAGGTTTGGTAAGTTTAGAAGAGAAAGAGGAGGATGACAATTTTGGGAGCAGCACCGGCCTGTTATCTCTTAGAAGTTTGTATGTAAGGTATTGTAGTAGCATAAAGCGTTTATGCTGTCCAAATAGCATCGAGAGTTTGGATATTGAAGAATGTTCAGTTATTAAAGATGTCTACCTCCCAAAAGGAGGAGGGAATAAGCTCAAGTCACTTCGTATAAGCTATTGTGATAAACTTGAGGGAAAAATCAACAACACAAGCATGCCAATGCTTGAAACCCTAGATATTGATAAATGGGAAAATCTAAGATCAATCAGTGAATTGAGTAACTCCACTCACCTCACCAGCCTGGATATAAAGCGATGCCCACATATCGTGTCACTTCCAGAGCTTCAGCTATCAAACCTCACCAGTTTGTCAATTTGGACATGTGAAAGTCTGGAGTCATTACCTGAACTATCAAATCTCACCTTTTTGTCAATTAGTGATTGTAAACGTCTGGTGTCATTACCTGAGCTAAAGAATCTCGCCTTGTTAAAAGATCTGAAAATCAGATGGTGTCCAGGTATTGATGTTTCCATTCATGGTGGGCGTTGGCCTCCCAAATTGTGCTCACTTACACTAGAAGGGTTGAAGAAGAAGCCCATATCAGAGTGGGGGGATCTGAATTTTCCAACTTCCCTTGTTGACCTAACGTTAGGGGATGAACCCAATGTGAGGAACTTTAGTCAGTTGTCCCACCTTTTCCCTTCTTCTCTTACAAAGTTGACAATAGTCGAATTTGATAAACTGGAATCAGTTTCAACGGGACTCCAACACCTCACATCCCTTCAACATCTTGAAATTTGGAATTGCCCAAAGGTGAACGATCTACCAGAGACGCTGTTACCTTCACTTTTGAGTTTGACTATATATTATTGCCCAAAATTGAAAGAAAGGTGTGAAGGAAGAGGCTCCCAATACTGGCCACTCATCTCTCATATCCCCTGCATCGACATGGACGGCAGGTACTTGTTTTATTCATAA